One window from the genome of Zerene cesonia ecotype Mississippi chromosome 1, Zerene_cesonia_1.1, whole genome shotgun sequence encodes:
- the LOC119835076 gene encoding alpha-tocopherol transfer protein-like, giving the protein MLRIRQLPQVLQEIAEKELNEKSERLISDVAAIRSWLKRQPHLHTVNPPDQILVSFLRGNKFSLERTKEKLDMTYTLRTVVPELFQNRDPLDTKLNEILKRGFSLPLNNTLKPGCGRPVLLRYGFPDGKLFPAEDLMKVCYMVIEILMQEDDNFIVVGEEAIVDLKDISLAAVGQWTPALAKKVITSFEKALPIRVKNMHLLNPPPGFETMFAFIKSFMSEKLKKRIHLHNPPYKTFHEQFSQESLPVEYGGKNGTIQELTDYWKAKVESYRDWFLAEEKIRSDESKRPEKPKTASSLFGIEGSFRKLDVD; this is encoded by the exons atgttgagAATAAGACAACTGCCACAAGTTTTGCAAGAGATTGCTGAAAAAGAGCTAAATGAAAAGTCGGAAAGATTGATTTCTGATGTTGCAGCTATTAGAAGTTGGCTCAAAAGACAACCGCATTTACACACTGTCAATCCAC cCGATCAAATATTAGTGTCGTTCTTAcgaggaaataaatttagccTTGAAAGGACAAAAGAAAAGCTCGACATGACTTATACACTACGTACTGTGGTTCctgaattatttcaaaatagagATCCCTTAGAtacaaaattgaatgaaatcttAAAAAGGGG CTTTTCGTTACCATTGAACAATACATTGAAGCCAGGTTGTGGTCGTCCAGTACTATTGCGTTATGGTTTTCCTGATGGAAAGTTATTTCCAGCGGAAGATcttatgaaagtttgttacaTGGTGATTGAGATTTTAATGCAAGAAGATGACAATTTTATAGTCGTTGGGGAG GAAGCTATTGTAGACTTAAAGGACATCAGTTTAGCTGCTGTCGGTCAATGGACACCAGCATTAGCGAAGAAAGTTATAACATCCTTCGAGAAGGCTCTCCCAATTCGTGTCAAGAATATGCACTTGCTGAACCCACCGCCCGGATTTGAAACTATGTTTGCTTTTATAAAGTCATTTATGAGCGAAAAGTTGAAAAAGAGg ATTCATCTCCATAATCCACCATACAAAACGTTTCATGAACAGTTTTCACAAGAGTCTCTACCCGTTGAATACGGTGGAAAGAACGGGACCATACAAGAGCTTACGG ATTATTGGAAAGCGAAAGTGGAAAGCTATCGGGACTGGTTCCTCGCTGAGGAAAAAATACGCTCGGACGAGTCTAAACGCCCAGAGAAACCCAAGACTGCATCTTCACTATTTGGAATTGAAGGCTCCTTCCGAAAGCTTGATGTTGActga